The genomic stretch CAACTGTAAGTTGATCTATTAGACCAACCCTAAGAAACTCGAGTTGAGGCACTTGTATCAAGCTCACCCCTAATGGTACTTGTTCAAAAAAGCAGATACACCCATAATCAGTCGTAAGAAATTGCACAATCAAGTCAGCAACAATATTTTTACAAGAAATAGTTGCAGCTTCAGAAAATGAATATGGAAAGTACTTACTGAATCCTCATGTAGAAGAACATGTTCAGCTCCCCGGTCTTCACTACTGATATTCATAGGCACAACAACATTTGGCTTTTCCAAATTCCTTGACATATGAAATCTGTATTTGGGGAGCACATTGAGGTCTTCTTCAAAAGCACCCTGCTGCTTTGAGCATCAAAAACCACAACCAGTATGTAAAGAGTTCACATAAGCTACACATTTAGTTCAAATATATAGTCTCATACTTGTTCAGCAACAGTCCGCACTCTATATGTTGGGGTTGCACTGAAGCAAGCCACACAGCAACATGCGGCGATCCCTGTTACCCAGATTAGGCAAAAGGTATCATCATACGACGTATAGATCGTATTCACCCTGCACAAATTTATAAAAGATGTTATAGCTGATTAATAAAGGTACGACAATCATATGAAGAAGCAATGAAGCATGTATGGTAAAGTGGCTCCAACTCAATACCACCACTCGACCACCAAGGAAGTAAGAAAACAAAAGCAAAGGTGTATCTAAAAATTTATATAATAGACGCTGACATAGTCCTGGGGAAAACATGATTCTGGAAGTACAAAGCAATAGCAGAGTCCCCCACGGTAATTATGTTGGAGTCCAGTAGAAACGTTGGAGAGTTACAAGCACGTTTTGTATCATCCCATAAAGATGATATAGAAGCAATGCAACCCAGAATGTACTTCAATGAATACTTTACTGAACAATAGATTATGCACCAGAATGAAACCAGCACATTGCAATCCCAGGAAATTTCACAGTTTTGCACTTTTGCTCCTACACGTTTAGTGTCTAAGGAATTTTATTAATGAGCATGGACACAACAATGGCCATGGGAACACATATATAGTTTAAATGAGACTTCAAATTGTAACCGATCACCCATGTTTCTTCTATTCTGAATCTTAATAACCTATCCATTACTGGGAGCACCGAAATCATGTGAAATAAACGAGAGCATACCACCAATAAAGCCGTGGAGCATTTTGCTGAAGTAGCTTGTCCCCAGAATTTAACCAACGGAGACCAACATTCAGCCAATTAAAGGACACCGACAAGTTGTTGCAATGATGGGCGACGCTGATCTATGAACGCACAGATCAAACACAGTATTAATAAAGTATCAAAAAAGAAATGGTGACAGACCGAACAACAAGAAACAAGATACACAAGCTGATGGAGAAGTAGAAATATGGTGAAAATCCGAAAACCCTTCTAAGCAGGACAAGTATATACACACAATGATTATAAGGAATCAATACACTCATTTTCAGTAAGAATATCCATGAATTGACAACTCTCAAGCATTTTTATAAGAGCACACTAATCTTTTTGCATTTTGAGGTGGCGATTACCAAAATCTTTTCAGGCTTAGAATAGTCACATTCAGactcttttcaaatttcaattaagGCTAAAAATGTTCTTTCAAATTTCTTCATGACTAGGATGAAGAGTCCAAAGCGTTAAAGTGATCACTATTTCATTTGTTATTTCGCGGTTGTTCAATAACGATGTTTGCTCTACAACCCCACCCCTATGACTCTATGAGTAGTTTGCACAGCTTAGAATCAAAATCTTGGAATTCGAACATTTCCTTCCTAAGATATCTCTATCTTGCCTTTCTTCTACTTCTAATTACCTATACTTGGACATCATCTAAACAAGGCATAATATTCTAAAGAAAATCTTGTTCGGCGCATAATGTTCGAGTCTAACTCCTAAGGGCTCGCTTGGAATGGGAGTAATTATTACGGGAGTAATAgaggcaaaaataagaagaaataaaaggagattggtggtttgtggtggttgtggagggtggaaagaggtggtgagggaggaattattacctccatatggaggtCTGTGATGCTCGGACTCTTCACCTGACCCTGAGGATCCGGTGGACAGGATCCGGACACGGATCCGGACATGGATCCTTGACGGATCCTTCTATGAGAAATCGGTGTGAGAGTGTTGTTTTTAACCTCTGTTTTGTACAGCAGCCCTATATCAAGAGTGATCTTGACATGAATTTTAATGCTCTAATAAAGTCTTCATTCATGTTAAACATGAAAAAACTACTTTTCCATTCTTTTCTTTGACTTTTTTAACTAATAAtcaatttattttcaaaaaaataaaacattAGCCGAGTCCAAATTCAAATTAGGATCCTCGTATCCGAGTCCTTGTTTTTGAGATTTCAAGGATCGGACCCTCGTATCCGAGTCCGAGCATCACAGATGGAGGTAATGCATTACTTGAGGGGGGAGGTGGGTAATTATTACCCCTTAATGGATAGACTATTACACTATCTTCctccatttctatctccaacctCCATCACTTTCCCCCATTTTCTAGTTCATTTAAGCTCTATTACTCTCTTAATAACTCTCATTCCAAGCGAGCCATAAATGGTAAGATAGACCCAAATCATCCCATTTACCAAGAGAACGTATCCATTTCACAATAATAACCCATACACTAGTCTTAATAGCAAGTCCTAACTCCTAAGTACCTAACTATCAATCAATCCATAAACAAAGATCGACCTTAGCCGTTCTTTCCCTGCACAAAAccttaaaatcaaaagaaaggggaaagtctcgtgtaaaaccgttttacacTTTAACAACACAAATCTTGGTATAATTATCAATTAATACTCgtataaaaccgttttacacaAACATTAATAAAAATTGAAATCAAATCACCTCCAGTTAAAACCAGGAACAGCATAATTGGCGATGGCGTTAGCTAATTGCAACTCAAGCTCTCTCCGTCTCGCCAGACGGCGATACTCAAACCAGACCAGACTGACATGAATCAAACAATGAAGCGCATACCCGGCCACCCAAACCCGAAGAGGAACATTCGGATTCTCGGCCGCAGTACAAACCAGCAACACGACCGATAACAGAACGATGACGATATTCACGATTATTTCGACAGTAACAGCTTTCTTAGAGTACGCAAAGTCCTCCATATCCCGAATCGCTGGCTCCCTAATCGGCGCAAATGAATCCGACATGCACAATAACCTGCATAATATGGCCGCCAATGTCGTAAACTGGACCGCCATTGTTGCTCAAGTAAAATTGGTAAGGAGAGAATGAGTGTGATCGAAGTTTTAAGAGTAGTATTTATGGTAATTTTGGGCGGGAGAACTATGGTTCTTGAAGTAGGGTTAGATGTAATCGAGTGATCGAGTCTGCTTTCGAGACATGGTTCATTGGTTTAATGACTTGATGGTTTTATAGTTGGGTCTCGACTCTCGAGTAAACTTGTCAAATGGGTTGGGACTCGGGCGGGTTAGTTTTCGGGTCGGGTGGAATACAAATTAAATTGCGGGTTAGAAACAATTTTTGACATCTTTTATTTTTACCATGCTCTAAGGTGAAATGTTTtaaaattattaatataaatatttTGATTTTAATAAAGTTCTTGATTTATCTCTGATATAACAGGTTCGATCCGTTTGGGTTAACTTTCAACTCCAAATTAATACTCCCTCAATACCAATCCAAAGGTAAcgttgactttttcacacttgccgAGACacattttgcaacgtgaatatctttagttacacattattaaaaattataaaaaactGATATTCTTATAACATTCATGACGATatatcaaacaagatctcacatgactatattttgtcttatagattaaaaataatatcgaagattccttAAGACGATAAATAGTGTCATTTTGGtgaccaaattggtaaaaaaaaatactccctccattcaactccactttgcatgtttgctttatcacgtttgccaacgcgacttttacgcggtaaatatgtTTAGCTACATAtttacaaaaattataaaagttagatatttttaatgtacttttaaagacgaatcaaataagatcccacatgaatatattttaacttatgtatcgagataaaattgaaattaaatgtccgtttgtgaatagtgtgcaaaagagaaatatgcaaagtggagttgaatggagggagtagggGCTaagtgacaaattggtaaaaacaCTTAGCAAAGTGACATATTGGTAAAAAAAGTTGATGGCAAgcgacaaattggtaaaaaaaaacaTTTCCGAGGACAATTTGACGGAAATTTGGTAAAATAAATATTTCGGAGGACAATTTGACGAAAAATAAAACATTATTTAGACTAACTTATTACCGGATTGTTCCTaccataaaaccgtcttataaaaCTTTATGAATGGGTCCATTTACTATTTCTTATTCTAATTCCTCGGTAAATTCCATTTCGCTAAATACTTAGGTTGATTTATGacctcattttgacatttttttaaaaaaaaatctctTTCGAATCAGATCAACTTTAGAGTTAACTTTCGGGTCATGTTCGCCTTTCCAAAGTCTAATAGTTTGTTTGGCTAGACAAAGAGTTCCGGACATGGCGGATTGGCAAGGAGGAatgggaaaaaaaaattaatttgcaGATGTTAAATGCTGGTTTCTCCTCCAAATACCTTCAGTTTAAACTTGGCccaaaataaaacttgttatgTAATGTCATAAAATCGTCTAATCTCTATTTAACAAAATCGGGCAAAATCGTTGAATCACGGGTTTATTACGATTTATGGAGTAATATATCTTTGTAATAGTAGTCGCCTGCGATTTAACAACTATAGAGTAATAAAAATTCAATCTAACATTTAGTGACTTGGTACCAAGTTTGGAAAAGAAACAAGGAACATATGTTCCTTATACTCATAGTAAACATTTTCAGTTCAACCTCATTTACGCAATTATCTTGTCTTCCaactaaaaaaaaaacttaatttcACCATAATTGTAGTTTTTCAAAGGTTAAAAAATTTATCATTTCATATTTTTCAAcataaagaaaaaagaaaaaataatgatTATATTTCATCATGTTTTTTGCCGAATAAACGCAAATACTTCGACAAACAATGATAAAAGTTGCTTTTACATAAAAATATTTGATAGAAAATGTTTACTTATTTGGAAAACAAAATTCACGTTAAATAaaaaatatttgtaatattactgattgggcatattctgcacggctgaccaagtcaacatattgagcaaggtcaaggatatccacaataagtcaacgactcagacagcttagccgatgcaacccatcggcctgtcacctgggtctcggcctggcaactgatcagccgggacacatatccgcgtactcatatccaagaccctcggccggcctgccatgggtccagcggccgagggtagaacggtctttccacctgctagccacttggccactacgtgacaaaaggtgaaagtctataaatactcctcaaccctcattgaggaaaggatccataaattaacctaagaatcactattcatctggtaatatcttccttatctctctacaatacatcatTAGCCGagtaataacaacttatcccactaagttcactgacttgagcgtcggagtgagtacgcttggcacaaagccaagccctcagttcgttcattgttgcaggtgaggccgagaggaacgatagagacgtgaggaatccaactcgagacatcattctacaagccacgggtggtaacaatacttgctctggaattacacccggaacaattggcgccgtctgtggggaaagatactagaagctagtcacattcattcccaaacaaaatacacacaaaaacccaccccaaaagccaagaagatgtcgaaagaacaagaggcattcgtgaccgacgaaaccgaattctaccaagatgataccgtccacaaatctggagttgtgcaaccctccgccggtcaagtgattcaaccggagtacgggatgccaataataccagacactCCGCTGcctgccgaccaggtcaccatcatgggacatgtggttgacgtagcaaaactgaagatgctcttggacctaattgggagtacgccgactcacactgtcacgccgacaagagcgacgAAAACCGTctaggagaccagggcccaaaatgtgaccccCAGAAACTTAAACGGAGcattaggagaagctgaccctgtcaagacaccgggggagcccaaagtggtcgtggtgaacctaagtccttctcgcactcgtgagaAGACTGCGTCGCCGCGGCGcgaacgaggcacaccccggaggagcgagagaagcccaactcgtcagagttggagaagaagcccgactcgccagagtcggaggagaagtccttctcgctacgaggagagaagccggagtAGGAAtatgaggagccgatcgccgcgtgtcgtccgACATGTGGTCAGGcaacccctcagcgcctacgtcctagatactCCGGTGTCGACTAAGCTGAAGttaccacctatagcatacaaaggggaaggtgacccgactgaccacgtcgaggcttacgagtctcacatgtcagtatgggagcaacctgatgaggtttggtgccgaatcttcccaacgacactgcatgggatggcacagagttggtacaaggggctacccgacgggtcggtatatcttttcgttac from Silene latifolia isolate original U9 population chromosome 2, ASM4854445v1, whole genome shotgun sequence encodes the following:
- the LOC141643892 gene encoding E3 ubiquitin-protein ligase At4g11680-like yields the protein MAVQFTTLAAILCRLLCMSDSFAPIREPAIRDMEDFAYSKKAVTVEIIVNIVIVLLSVVLLVCTAAENPNVPLRVWVAGYALHCLIHVSLVWFEYRRLARRRELELQLANAIANYAVPGFNWSVAHHCNNLSVSFNWLNVGLRWLNSGDKLLQQNAPRLYWWVNTIYTSYDDTFCLIWVTGIAACCCVACFSATPTYRVRTVAEQQGAFEEDLNVLPKYRFHMSRNLEKPNVVVPMNISSEDRGAEHVLLHEDSQCSICLCSYDDGIELDVLPCDHHFHVTCIEEWLKINPTCPVCNYGILKERV